The Elusimicrobiota bacterium genome includes the window AGTATCAAAGACAAAAGATATCACAGGCGGATTACCAAGAGTAGTTGAACTTTTTGAAGCGCGGAAACCTAAAAGTCCGGCAATAATTTCAGAGCTTGATGGTAATGTGCACATAAGCCCGACATCAAAAGGGTTATTGGAAGTTACTATAACGAATGAAGATACCGGAATGAAAAGGGAATATGATATTACGCAGGGCAAACATTTAGTTGTCCGCGAAGGAGATAAGATTGCGGTAGGCGAACCGCTTACCGACGGTGCGGTGAATTCTCACGATATTTTAAGGATTCTTCAGGCGAAGGGGTTGCAAGAACATTTAGTGAATGAAATTCAAGAAGTGTACAGATTACAGGGTGTTTCAATTAATGATAAGCATATAGAAATAGTTGTCCGCCAAATGTTGTCGTTTGTTCGTATCACCCGTAGTGGAGATACCGGATTACTGGTAGGCGAAACTGTGAAAAGGTCTAAACTTGAAGAAGAAAATATGAACGCCCGGAAGAATAATCCTAATGCAAAACCAGCTGATGCACAGCCGATATTGTTGGGGATTACCCGTGCAAGTTTATATAGTGATTCGTTTATTTCAGCGGCAAGTTTCCAGGAAACAACAAGGATATTGACAGAAGCTGCGGTCAATGGGGAATACGATAACCTGGTTGGGTTAAAAGAAAATGTTGTAATCGGTAAATTAATACCAGCGGGTACCGGGTTAAGTGATTTCAGTGTCGTTAACAAAAAAGAAAAGTAAATATTTAGGAGAATAACAAATTATGCCAACAGTAAATCAGTTGCTAAGGTTTGGACGGCAGAAGGTAAAATTTAAAACAAAAGCGCCGGCATTAGTTTCATGCCCACAGCGCAGGGGTGTGTGTACGCGTGTTTATACAACAACACCGAAAAAACCAAATTCAGCGTTACGCAAAGTTGCGCGTGTAAAATTGGTCTCAGGGTTTGAAGTAACGTCATATATTCCGGGTATTGGCCATAACCTGCAAGAACACTCAATAGTACTGGTGCGCGGGGGGCGTGTAAAGGACCTTCCCGGAGTGAGATATCATATTATACGAGGAACACTTGACGCTGCGGGGGTTGAAGATCGTAAACAAGCACGGTCAAAGTATGGTGCAAAACGTGTAGCCGGCGGCGGAGCAGCAGGTGCAAAAGCAGCGGCGTAGAAACATAAATTAGGGGAATTAATAATGAAGTACATAATGATAAAAG containing:
- the rpsL gene encoding 30S ribosomal protein S12, with amino-acid sequence MPTVNQLLRFGRQKVKFKTKAPALVSCPQRRGVCTRVYTTTPKKPNSALRKVARVKLVSGFEVTSYIPGIGHNLQEHSIVLVRGGRVKDLPGVRYHIIRGTLDAAGVEDRKQARSKYGAKRVAGGGAAGAKAAA